A segment of the Deltaproteobacteria bacterium genome:
GCGCACGGAGGAGAGCGAACTCGAGCAGGTCTTCGCCTACTGCCGACGGGCCGCCCGGGCCCTCGGCGGCTGCCTGCACCTCACCTGGCCGGGCATGAACGAAGTGGACATCACTCTCTGCCTCCCCACCCAGGCAGCGCTCGAGGAGCCCGGGGCCCCGCCCCACTGCTGCAACTGAGAGCGCGTCTGACGTACCGCATCGCAAGAGGGCCGGGTCGGCTACCGGCCCTCTTCTCTTTGGGCGGCGCGCCAGCGGCTCTCCAGGTCGGTGAGGCCGCCCAGCCCGTAGTGGTAACGTAGGCCGTAGTCCACGCCGTACCGCCCGGCCGTCCGGAGGAAGGCGAGCAGCGTAGGACGCCCGCCGAGGCGCACGAGGTAGCGCACCACCGACACGCTCTGCGCGTAGAAGAGGGACATGTATTCCTCGTCGGGGTAACCCATGCGCACGAGGTCCCGTAGCCGGAAGGGAGCGGCTCGGCGGAGGCGCGCGCGTAGCGTCTCTTCGCGGCGGCGCTGGTCCCGCTCGGACTCGGCGAGCATGGCCATCCCCTCGTCGGCCCAGCGAGGGAGCGGCTGCCCTGCCAGCAGCTCGGCCGAGAGCACGTGCGTCACCTCGTGCGGGATCGTGGTCTCGAAGAGGCCATCGTCATCCGCGGCGACGTTGATGCGGCGCTCGAGCATCTGTCCCGGCGAGAGGCGCGCGGGCCGGGCTTGCGCCGAGCCAGCCTTCGGATCGCCGCCCGTCATCTGCACCAGCTCTTCCGTCGAGCGATAGAGGTAGAGGTCGCAACGGGGCGACCAGGCCAGCGCGGGGGCCCGGCCAGTCCAGTCCCGATAGAGACGCACGCGCGCCGCCTCGGCCGCCGCCGCCAGACGCGGGGCGAGCTCCCCGTCGAGGTAGAGGACGCGGAAGCTCCGGCTCTCGTGAACCCGCCACCGCAGAGGGCCCGCGCGGGGCGCCGCGGGGCGGGCCAGCCGCGGTCGGTCGTCGAAGCGGCGCGGCCCGGGCGGATCTCCCCCGGGCCGCGCGGTAGCGCCACCCATGCCGAGCAGCGCCGCCAGCAGGCCAGCGCACAGGGTGCACAGTCGAAGCGTCATCGTGGAGCCTCGTCGCGAGGCCAACGGATACAAGAGTGCAAGAGCCAGGCCGCGGCGACACGCCGACCCGTGCCAGGAGAAGCGGGGCGTTAGGCCGAAGGCCGCGGCACCGGAAGGCCCCCTGGCCGGCCAGTCGCGCCACTCTCCGGGGAGGACGCGGTCAGGGAAAGCTCTTCGAAGGGGTGAACGAGCCGTTGCCGTCGGCGTCCACGTAGATCGGGTTCGTCAGGCCGAAGGGCTCCCCGCCGCGCACCACCGGGTCGAGGGTCCCCGTGCCCGTGGCCACGACGACCACCCAGGTGTCGCGCGTCACCTCGAGTTCGACCGTGCCCTGATAGCGCACGACCGGGTTCGACGGATCTTGGGTGGCCGCGCCCAGCTCGATGCGCTTCGCGGTGACCCCACCCACGATGACCTCCAGAGCCTCCGCCGGGACCCAGCGCGGCGCCTGCACCTTGATCGCGAGCTTCACCTTGCCCCCCTCGGCGCGCACGAGCTCTCCGAGGCCCTTCCCTTCGGCTTCGGCGGTGACGAAGATCCCCCCGCTCACCGCCACGCGCTGCGCCTTGACCGACCGCGCCAGCTCCTCGAGGCTCACGGCCGCCGGCTCGTCGGTGGAGAGCTTGACGTAGTTCCGCGGGTAGCCCACCTCGGCCGAGAACGCGTTGTGCGAGTCCGAGTTCCCGGTTGCCGTGACGCGCAGGCCGCGCTCGAGCAGAGAAAACCAGTCCGCCACGGTTCGCTCCCGGTTCGCGCGCCACCCCGAGCCGTTGAAGACCTCCACCGCGTCGAACGCCGTGCTCCACTCGGCCTGCAGCCTGGTCTGCCCCGTGAGCGGGTCGTAGCCCACGTAGGTGAAGTAGGCCATCGCCGGGGCGCGCGGGTGGTTCACCTGCAACACCGCCTGCGGCCACCTCCGACGGACCTCGGCGAAGACGGCCGGAGGGGTCAGCTCGTACCAGACGAGAGCCCCTCGGTTGGGCAAACTCGGGTCGGCCTCGATCGGAAACGGATTGAAGTGCCCGTAGACGAAGCTCGTGATCTCCTCGCCGACCACGCCGCGCACGAACCTCTGCAGTCCGAGCTTCGCGATGGTGGGCCCGTAGTCGCCCACGTACTCGTGTTCGGTGCAGACCGGAAGCTCGACCCCCTCCGCGGCGAGGGCCGAGACCTTGAGCTCGTAGAGATCGCTCGAATCGGGAGACCACATGGCGTGCACGTGGAAGTCGCCCGACATGTACCCTCGCGTGTCCACGGAGCGCGTGAGCCGAAAGGCCACGGCCTGCGGCGCACCGCTGGCCGCGGTCACCTCCCGCTCGTCGAGCTCGTACTCGAAGCCACGGCTAGCGGTCAGCCGGTACTCCCCGGGAGGCAGGGCCAGCTCACCCGTGCCTCCGAGGTAGAAGGCCACCTGCGCCGCCCCGGCCGGAAACGCGCGCTCGCCGAAGCTCGCCGGAAACGCGCGCGGCTTGGTGTTGGGCATGGCGATCACCTTCGCCGGCAGGTCGGCTCCCGCCACGTCGCTGACGGTGAAGGTCACCCGGGAGCTCTCGCCCACCGACAGGTCCGCCGACCCGCCGGAGGTCTCCACGCGCACCTCGCGGTCCACCGACGGCGCCCGGCCGTCCGCCACCGCCGTCACGCGATACGTGCCGGGCCCCACGGCCACGCGATAGTCGCCCTTCGCGTCTGTGCGTCCGCCGGTCACGTACTTCGGCGGCGACTCCACGGTGGTCAGGTGCACCCGCGCCTCCGCCACGGGGGTCGTTCCGCTCAGCACTCTCCCCGAGAGCTCCGCCAGCGGGGGCTGGCCGAGCACGCTGCGCACTCCCCGCAGCACGGCGTCCGGCGTCCCGTCGGACACGACCAGCCGGTAGCGCCGAACCGATTCCCCCGCCGCGGGGATGCTCCACTCCCCGTTCGACATGAGCCAGGTGCCGCTCACGACCACGAGCGGCGTGACCTGCCCCTCGGAGGGCACGAGCGCGTAGCCGACGCTGCGCGCGATCATGCCCACGTACCTTCCCGGGAAGGTGCTCGAGGTGTCGAAGCCCACCCCCTCCATGAAGAAGTCCGCTCCGTCCCCGGCGAGAACCCCCAGGATGGCGGTGGTTGTGATGTTCGTCGTCCGGTGGCGGTTGATCACCCTCCAGCGGATCTCGAGGGCGTCGCTCTCGGGCTCGAGGACGTAGTCCATCACGATCGCGCAGGGCGGGAGCTTGCCGAGCGCGAAGCTCGCGAAGACCGGCACGGCGACCGGCTCGCCGATCACGCGCACCACGGCGGCCTTCCCGTCGCTGCCGTCGGCGATCACCCCGACGCTCGTCGGCCGGACCGTCTGCGTCCCCACCCCGAAGATCATCTCTCCGAGGAGACTTCGCGCCTGCTCCCCCGCCTGTCCGAGGCGCACGGCGTCCACGACCTGGCCCCCGTAGGTCCCGATGCCGTCCGACCGACGACCATCCTGGACGATGAACGCCACGCGCGCGTTGTAGAGACGATAGTCTCCGACGCGTCCGCGCACCTTCACTCCGGAGAGGAGCTGCGCCGCGTCCGTCACGCGACCGGCGCGAACCTGCCCGGCTCCCAGCGTCTCGTCGACGCGCGCGTGCCCTGCCCCCCCGGAGGGTAGGTCCAGCGGCAGCGGACCCAGGTCCCCTCGAGCGGCATCCGAGGCTCTCCCGTCGCCCGCCGGAGGCGTTCCCCCCGCGTCCGCCACGGGCCGCCAATCGTCGTCGCAGGCGGCGAAGAGAGCCAGAGAGAGCAAGAATCCACGAACGAGCGCTACCGGCTTCATGCCGCGCAGCCTACCACAGCACCGCTCCGGGGCCCCCCCGGCGACCACGACGCACCTCGCGGCCCCGCCCGCGGAGGTCCCACGCACCGCGCGTCTTCGACTGCGCTCGTCCTAGGGTCGGCTGAGCTTGAGCGTGACTGCCAGGTTCGAGCCCGGAGCCGCGGCCACGTTCTCCACGATCGCATGGTAGGTCCCCGCGAACGGGAGGTTGCCCGTGAGCAGCGAATCGCTCTGGCTCCCCGAGAGGTCCTCGTTCGTCCCGAGCCAGGCCGCCTGACCGGGGTGAAACAAGCTCAGGCGCGTATCCGCGTCCGAGGGCGGAACGAGCCGCTTCGCCAGGACCGTCACGTCCACTTTCTCGTCCTTCTGGGCCGTGAAGGCGAAGACGAGCACCGTACCGTAGGGGGAGATGGTGGCCTTGGTCTCGCTCCCCACCGTCGCCGAGATGGGCGGCCGGGAGAGCCCCAGCACCGTGAGCGCGTAGGTGAGCGCGGGGCCCCCCACGTGCTGCGACGAGCCGCCCACGTTGCGCAGGTCCCGTACCGCCACGAAGTAGGCTCCGCTCTTGAGGACGTAGTACTCGGCGAAGGTCTCCCCGCTGGCCGAGCTCGTAACCGAGGCGGGGACGCCGAGGCCCTTCTCCCCGAAGACAGCCAGGTGCGGCCGCAGTCCGCCCTGTCCTTGCACCCGCGCGACGAGGCGGTCACCCGCCTGCGCCTGAAAGGTGAAGACGTCGGCGTCGTCCGCCACGCCGATGCTCCCGCGCACGAGCACCGGCACCTTGATCGCGTTCACCTCGGTCGTCGTCTTGCCGTCGTTCGGTTCGCTCTCGCTCACCGAGGCCGCCGCGTCGCCGGGCCGCTGGTCGGCGCTCTTCGCGTCCGCGCGAGCGCCATCCGTCACCCGGGCGTCGGCACGCGCCGCATCGCCACCTGCGCCGTCCACGCGCGGCGCCGCGCTGTCTCCCTGGCCCCCGGCATCCCCGCCGCCCGGCGTCGTCGTCGCGCTGCAGGCGCCGCAGAGCAGCGCCCCAGAGACCAGCAACCAGCCCTTCATGTGCATGGCTCCCTCACGGTCTGAACCGGGCCCTCGTCGCACGATCCACGCGCCTCTCGCAATTAGAGAATGCATTCTAGAGTCATGCGGGGGATTGGGAAGGACGCCCCCTCCCCTCCCTGGAAATGGCGCACGCGGAGGCGTAGAGTCCCCTCGACGCGCCAGCCGAAGGAGAAGACACGATGCGTCGCCACGCGTGGTTGGGAGCGCTCGTCGCACTGGCGAGCTGCTCGAAGGTGACCTCCAGGGAGGGAGGCGTCCCGCCGTCACCCCCGGAGGCTGGGAAGAAGAAGGAGGGAACCATGTCGTTCACCATGACGTCCACAGCCGTCACCCCCGAGGCCGCGATCCCGAAGGCGCACACCGGAGAGGGGATCGACCGCTCGCCGCCGCTCGCCTGGAGCGGAGCGCCGGCGGGCACCAAGTACTTCGCCCTGGTCTGCGAAGATCCCGACGCTCCCGTCGGCAACTGGGTCCACTGGACCCTCTACGACCTGCCGGCCCAGGTCACGAGCCTGGCCGAGGGGGTCGGCAAGAACCCGTCGCTACCGAGCGGCGCCCGGCAGGGAAAGAACTCGTGGGGGGAGCTCGGCTACCGCGGCCCGATGCCGCCCAAGGGGCACGGGCGGCACCGCTACTACTTCCGCCTCTACGCCCTCTCCGCGCCCACCGGCCTGCCATCGGGGGCGAGCCGTGAAGAGCTCGCTCGCGCCCTCGAGGGGAAGGTCCTCGGCAGGGCCGAGCTCATGGGGACCTATCAGCGGTAGTGGCGCGCAGGAGGTAAGCCGCGAGCTGGCCGGCCCACGCCCACGCTCGCTAGGCGCGTCGGCCCACGCGCCTAGATTCCGTCGCCGGATTCGAAGCTCGAGTCCCGAGGAGCCTGCATCGCCACCCGGCTCCCCGGCGGCACGCTCCGCGTGAGCCAGACGTTCC
Coding sequences within it:
- a CDS encoding carboxypeptidase regulatory-like domain-containing protein; amino-acid sequence: MKPVALVRGFLLSLALFAACDDDWRPVADAGGTPPAGDGRASDAARGDLGPLPLDLPSGGAGHARVDETLGAGQVRAGRVTDAAQLLSGVKVRGRVGDYRLYNARVAFIVQDGRRSDGIGTYGGQVVDAVRLGQAGEQARSLLGEMIFGVGTQTVRPTSVGVIADGSDGKAAVVRVIGEPVAVPVFASFALGKLPPCAIVMDYVLEPESDALEIRWRVINRHRTTNITTTAILGVLAGDGADFFMEGVGFDTSSTFPGRYVGMIARSVGYALVPSEGQVTPLVVVSGTWLMSNGEWSIPAAGESVRRYRLVVSDGTPDAVLRGVRSVLGQPPLAELSGRVLSGTTPVAEARVHLTTVESPPKYVTGGRTDAKGDYRVAVGPGTYRVTAVADGRAPSVDREVRVETSGGSADLSVGESSRVTFTVSDVAGADLPAKVIAMPNTKPRAFPASFGERAFPAGAAQVAFYLGGTGELALPPGEYRLTASRGFEYELDEREVTAASGAPQAVAFRLTRSVDTRGYMSGDFHVHAMWSPDSSDLYELKVSALAAEGVELPVCTEHEYVGDYGPTIAKLGLQRFVRGVVGEEITSFVYGHFNPFPIEADPSLPNRGALVWYELTPPAVFAEVRRRWPQAVLQVNHPRAPAMAYFTYVGYDPLTGQTRLQAEWSTAFDAVEVFNGSGWRANRERTVADWFSLLERGLRVTATGNSDSHNAFSAEVGYPRNYVKLSTDEPAAVSLEELARSVKAQRVAVSGGIFVTAEAEGKGLGELVRAEGGKVKLAIKVQAPRWVPAEALEVIVGGVTAKRIELGAATQDPSNPVVRYQGTVELEVTRDTWVVVVATGTGTLDPVVRGGEPFGLTNPIYVDADGNGSFTPSKSFP
- a CDS encoding YbhB/YbcL family Raf kinase inhibitor-like protein — protein: MSFTMTSTAVTPEAAIPKAHTGEGIDRSPPLAWSGAPAGTKYFALVCEDPDAPVGNWVHWTLYDLPAQVTSLAEGVGKNPSLPSGARQGKNSWGELGYRGPMPPKGHGRHRYYFRLYALSAPTGLPSGASREELARALEGKVLGRAELMGTYQR